The following coding sequences are from one Actinomycetes bacterium window:
- a CDS encoding helix-turn-helix domain-containing protein gives MSTPGVEPRFYTLEDVATILNVRVAQVYALVRSGDLPAVKLGGRGVWRVDRNQLEEYIERMHEQTREWAKAHPLISGPEAE, from the coding sequence ATGTCCACTCCCGGCGTCGAGCCGCGCTTCTACACGCTGGAAGACGTGGCGACGATCCTGAACGTGAGGGTCGCGCAGGTCTACGCGTTGGTCCGCAGCGGGGACCTGCCTGCCGTCAAGCTGGGTGGGCGCGGGGTCTGGCGGGTCGACCGCAACCAGCTCGAGGAGTACATCGAGCGGATGCACGAGCAGACGCGGGAATGGGCCAAGGCACACCCGCTCATCAGCGGTCCGGAAGCAGAGTGA